The DNA sequence CACAAAGAAACTGGTTTTGTGGCAAATCATTCACTGCTTAAACTGGTTTTGCTGTTAGGTTTTTCTTAGAAGATGGGGAGTGttgaatattaactttttaagtCTGCGGTTGTATCGATGGGATAAGGTGAATGGTTCGAGGCAGTGGGTACCACAGTGGGCCCCAGTTTCAAATCCATCTGACATTGCTAGAGTTTGTGGCAATGGAGTTTGTAACTTGGACAAAAGTAAGACAAAAGCCAGTTGCACTTGCTTGCCAGGAACTTCTAAAGTTGGCAGGGATGGCCAGTGCTATGATAATTCATCTCTTGTTGGAAATTGCAATGGCAAGCATGAAAACCTGACATCACAGTTTAGGATTTCAGCGGTGCAGCAAACCAActactatttttctaaatttttggtAATAGCTAACTATAGTGATATTTCTAATGTGTCAAAATATGGGGATGCTTGCTTGTCAGATTGTGAATGTGTGGCTTCTGTTTATGGGCTAAATGAGGAGAGGTCATTTTGTTGGGTGTTGAGGAGCTTTAGTTTTGGTGGTTTTCATGATACTAGCTCAACGTTAAATAGGAAGTGCAAAGGAGAAGACTGTGATTATTCCTACTATTTTGAGCATGGCAGTTCTCATTGTTTTGATGAGTTTATTATTGTATTTCAGTGTTCACAGAAAAAGAACTTTGAAAAGGGAGATGGAAAGTTCCTTCATCTTATCAGGTGCTCCAATGAGTTTCACATACCGCAATTTGCAAATTAGGACATGCAACTTCTCACAACTGCAAGGAACAGGTATTTGTGTtccatattaaattttatggcAAAGGAGATGAAGTTGCAAGCAGAGTTTGGATTTTGTGTGAACTATTGCTAACTGCACGTGTTTTGCAGGTGGATTTGGGAGTGTATATAAAGGAAGCCTGGGAGATGGTACTCTAGTGGCAGTGAAGAAACTTGACAGGGTTTTGCCTCATGGAGAGAAGGAATTTATCACTGAAGTAAACACTATTGGATCAATGCATCATATGAATTTGGTTCGCCTATGTGGCTATTGTTCAGAGGGATCACATAGGTATGCACTGTTTCTTGACAATCAATTTTAtatgatctttttttttcttatcatctTAAAATAACGTCTCCAAAAATTTGGCCTTTAAGAAGTTCATACATTCTACTCAATAGAGAGAAGCAGTTACCATAAGAAAAGAACCCTTTAAGAAGACAATGTTACTTCACTCTTCCTAAGCACGTTTGATATATTGTCAACTCGAGAAACTGCTTCACAAATATTGATAGTACAATGTTTGGTTATTGTAGGAGATGACAAATGGGTCAATAATTAAGGTGGCAGATAGGAGATGACAAATACTGATATTGCAAGAGATTACAAATCATTCAATAGCAACCACAAGGAGTCCAATTAGGACATCCATAGTTTCCatagtttcaaaatataattttttaagtctgttatatataaatttcactACCATAGCTTACCCAATACAAGTAAGGAGTATTGACAACAACAGTTTCATAAAAGGGAACTTAAGAGAGAAAGCAAAGACACTTATATATCATACCCAAATAGTGACAAAGCAAAGACAACATTTAACATGTATGCTATACTAaactaaaaatcacaaaatgacCAAACTTACCTCGAACCAAAACAATGAGGGGCAGTGGGAACTATTAGAATCCATGCACACTAGAagttttccttttaccaattaattTATCAGTAGTTGTATCCTATAATTGTAGCACAAAATAAGGCCAATATAAATGAAAAGTTTCAAGTTAGGTAAGTTGAAATGGGAATTGAACCTGGCCAATACATACACAACTATTTGCAACAGAAAGCCAAATTATAGGCAGCTAACTAGCttgacaaaatctgcaacaatcAATATTACTATTAGtccaaacaaattatatatgcaGTCAAGTTAATTCATCTATATACTTAATAGTATTTAAACATATACTTTAGTGTGGATGATAAACTTTAATTGTACTTTTGCTGCATGCCAACTCGTTCCTATGCATGAACAAACTGCTCCAACATGGAGTTGGTATAGGCAAATGAATTTGGGGGCATCAAATCACATGTGAAGCAAGAACAAATTGGCAGAACTCTAGTGAAAGATAGAGACACTAGGGTAGGCATCAATTTGGGAGGAAAAAGGAATGTGTTTGGGCTAGAGGTTCTGTGCATCTACAGAACTATAGatctatcttttattttttgcaatttCTGTTCTTTTAATTTAAGGAGATAGGCTCCATTGTTTTTAGGTAAGAACCTTGGGGGAACCACACCACAAAAGCTAGCTATTGTAGTTGGAGAGCCCAAGGCCTTATAAATCCCATATTGGATTCCCATACTTCCAATGTGGGACTCAAGTCCAATACCTTGCAACTGGATCCTAAAATAAGCTAAAAACAGATACCTTGCAAGTGTATGTAGAGCTGGTGCAGGGGCAAAGGGAATAAACTATAAAACATGAACACCCACTCAAACTTAGCATACTTCTACCATCCACTACACTGCAACCATACCAGGTGCTGAGGACTACAGTGATTCAACAAGAAGGGGAACAAGTACAACAGTTGTTGATCCAAGGCTTCTAGTTTCAAGTCCAAACCTAGCCCTAATGTGTCGAATATTAactttttccttctaaaccttaAATCCATACAAATTTCAGTTAATCTTAgatgtgaattttttaaattcaacctaataaagaaatatatctcAACACTTATCACCCGTGCCAGTGGAATAAAATTAGACATGTTTTATCATTCAAAAATCAGTCAAGCAAGGTTGAAAAACAAAGATTTCAAAACATTTGTCATTCTATTCTATGAAAATTATTGAATtcaaagccaaaaaaaatagaatgcaaTATACGTCACATAATAGCCGTAACAGAACTAGACCAACATCATTGGTGAGAAGAGTAGCTTGGGTAGTTTATTGAGAATGTGGAGCATCTAAGTGTAACTCAAATCAACAGTTTTGCTAGCTTGAGCATTGGGTTTATGTGGCCTTGTGCTGGGTATGGGATGCACACAGAAAAAAAGCAGAGACAAATCAACAAAAGTAGCAACTTAgcataaaaaactataaaacatGAACACCCACTCAAACTTAGCATACTTCTACCATCATGCAATAACCATATCACTCCTTCCAAACTTAGCATACTTCTACCATCATGCACACAGGTACAACAACCCACAAAGAACACGAAGTTGACCTACGTACCTCGCGGAGAAAGCTTTGAGCTTTGAGCACCCACGAGTGTTTCAGCACCCTAGTACCTCGCGGAAAAGTGACAAACGCAAACTATTTCAGCACCCTAGTACCTAGCAGAGGAGTGTATGTAGGGTTTTCTTCAAGCCACAGTTCCAAGAGCAGTGTAGGGTTTTCTTCGAGTTTTCTTTGAtagggggttctgtgggttTGAGCGAGCGGTTTCCAGCAGTATTGAAAACAATGTGGGACAATGTGGGTGTCGAGAAAGCAGTTTCCGGCAGATTTCAGGcggaaggagaaagagaagagcgaGTGCAGGGTTTTCGAGTGCGCGGGTTGTGAAATTTCAACgttttaacttataaacataacaacatcggttttttaaagaTACCCAATGTTAATTGaatatagttaacatcggttttaagaaaaccgatgttaacatcaactaggtaacatcgatttttttaaaaaccgatgttaagatcaactccttaacatcagttttgacaaaaccgatgttaacataattgaatatagttaacatcgattttgccaaaaccgatgttaacatattcatcttaacatcatgttaacattggttatttaaataaccgatgttaacatgaagtagttaacatcggtttttctaaaaccgatgttaagtaacttcatttatttataaaaataccaccgcgctttcgttaacatcggtttttgcaataaccgatgttaattgaaCGATGTAgaaaacctttttttaataatgaataatgcgttagataagaaaaaaatatttatttttttcagaagagaaggaaaaaaaagaaacaaagatgCACAtcgaaattatttttaatgtagtttttaattaaattaacaaacaGACCAATTTCAGAAATTTTAGTCCAAGCACATGCAATACCTCTTGCTTGAACCAACACGCATTAGTaaagtaaacaaataaattaaatgaaaataaataaatattaataatcaacgttaaaataatataaaaaataaatataacataaaagAGGATAAATGGCTTCCTGAATTATCTATTTGCTGAccatttaattcttatatttttaaatgattaatttattttataaatatttaaatattattacaaaTTAATCTAATCCTTTAGTATAATTCATAAATGTcgtgaattaatttattaataagtaatataattttagaattaCTGTGacattaaatatcatattttaagaATCAAATATTGTTTGTATGGTTAACAATTAAACTAATTCTTatagaaaaaacaatcaaaatatttttcacaatattttatacatttataaattaaatttttcattaaaaaaatataattaatagtttGCCAGCAAATACAAAATTCAGTGACTAAATATGCTATTATCAATTGTGGGTGGGACCAGTGGCTGCTTGTCTCtcttttgtgttttattttctttgataaattgtttttctttattctctctctctctctcgctaTATTTAGCTTCTCCACATTGCGTGCTCACTCCActcaattttagatttttacgTGTCTGGTGCCTGAACTTGTTCTTCATTGTGCCCTTTCTCTGAGGTAaacaagtttcttttttttttgagctTATTAAGCTTCTTTAGTAGCTGTACACTGCATTGTCATTGATTTTCAAAAGCGTATGTTTGTTTTGCACTTACTTCATTCATGTTATGGTAATGCGGCTCACATTTATTGTTAATGTTAGAAGATTTAAGATCATTTGTATGTGTGTGCATGTGtgtctttattttctttaatctcATTCTGCTACTGTTTTATTTTGCATTCTGGAGTTGAAATGGGTTTggttatttttcagttttctgATCCATTTTTGCATTGTGCAGATTGCATATAGGTTTTGAGTGCTGGAACTTTTAAAATGGGGATATATTCAATGCCCTTTGTGGGTGTTCTGCTACTTTTCTGTCTGGTTTCATCTTCAGAGGCAGAATATTTGAAGTATAAAGACCCTAAGGTGCCACCGAATGTCAGAATCAGTGACTTGTTGAAGAGGATGTCTCTGGAAGAGAAGATAGGTCAAATGACACAAATTGAAAGGAGTGTTGCTACTCCTGATGTGATGAAGAAGTACTTCATTGGTAAGCACTGAAAATGACCCATCAAATCTGTATCCAAATCAAGTGCTTAGTTAGTACTACTTAATACATTTTTCATCCTAGTGTGTGCTAGATTTGTGTTAAAgaaatttctatttattttgttaattttattgtaaatgTAATGAGGTGACATTGTGGATGTGCATCTTATCATTGATGGGCAGGGAGTGTGCTCAGTGGGGGAGGGAGTGTTCCGGCGACAAAGGCATCTGCTGAGACCTGGCAGCAAATGGTGAATCAGCTGCAAAAGGCAGCATTGTCTACTCGCCACGGGATTCCGATGATTTATGGTATAGATGCAGTTCATGGACACAACAATGTCTATAATGCTACCATTTTTCCTCACAATGTTGGGCTAGGAGTTACCAGGAAAGTTTATGGATATGCTAGAATTGAAAGAGTAATCATGAAGTCACATTTGATAACTTTGATTGGAATGATCTGGTTTTTCCAACTCCTAATTAATACTGTTGGAAATTAGATTTGAACATGTGAACATTTTTGGCAAACCCCAGATCAACAATGAAAAGCATTTCCTTAGAGTTAGTAGTATTGTGATCTCTAAAATGAATGCTATTTTGTTCTTTAATTGTAATGAAATCTATTGTTTAATAGGGATCCTGTGCTCATAAAGAAGATTGGAGAAGCAACTGCCCTTGAAGTTAGAGCTACTGGAATTCCATATGTCTTTGCTCCGTGTATTGCGGTAATTAAgcaatatttaaatattctgtTGTTGTTCAATTCACATATAACATTGACCATGTATGCTAAAATGTTAATTGATTCATCCACAGGTCTGCAGAGATCCAAGATGGGGACGTTGCTATGAAAGCTACAGTGAGGACCCTAAGATTGTTAAAACTATGACGGAAATTATACCTGGCTTGCAAGGAGATATCCCTGGCAATTCCATTAAGGGAGTTCCCTTTGTTGCTGGAAAGTAAGATTTTCGTTAGTAGCtagatattaataatttttttttattgaggatacaattaatatataaattgtttgtCTTTCATAAAGAACTTGTGTTGGATAATTTAGATATTGATGCTCTTCTATCAAGGGCCTTGGGgcctattttattattacaaatTGCATTTTGTTCAGAACTTAATAAttcttttgaacttttttttttatgctttcgGTGACAGaattatattcaatttatatgtttttataattGCTCACAATACATATAAAGGTAGTGTATGTGAGTTTGATTTGAGTAGTTGTTATCAATCATTTTGTCTATGAATTtggatataatatattaaaactcaTGCTTTTCTGTTCTCATCAGTCTGGGGACACAATCTTAGCATTCCTCATGctactttattatatatattgtagcgatttgaactaaaaaaaaaaatttctttttaattactttaaccCAGGAACAAGGTTGCAGCCTGTGTCAAGCACTACTTGGGAGATGGTGGCACAAACAAGGGTATCAATGAGAACAACACTCTGATCAGTTACAATGGATTGCTTAGCATTCACATGCCAGCATACTATGACTCTATCATCAAGGGTGTTTCAACTGTAATGGTCTCGTACTCTAGCTGGAATGGGATGAAAATGCATGCAAACAGAAAACTTATCACTGGTTACCTCAAGAACAAATTGCATTTCAAGGTAAAAAATTTGTCTAATAAGTTCTATAATTTAAATGTTGAAGTGAACaagtcaaaacaaaataaaaaagaaagattatTTGAGATGCTTCATGTGATGTGCTTTTTTCCCTTTCAGGGTCTTGTCATATCAGATTGGCAAGGTATTGACCGGATTACCTCTCCTCCTCATGCTAACTATTCATACTCTGTTCAAGCTAGTGTCAGTGCTGGAATTGATATGGTAACTTTTATCATCAATTTTAAGGAGTAAAAGAAActtatataaaatgttttttcagcctgagaattttgttatttcattaattaacaGATTATGGTTCCCTACAACTACACCGAGTTCATTGATGAACTAACCCATCAAGTAAAGAACAACATTATCTCAATGAGCAGGATTGATGATGCCGTGGCAAGAATCTTAAGAGTAAAATTTGTCATGGGCTTATTTGAAAATCCATATGCTGATCCAAGCCTGGTGAACCAACTGGGTAGCAAGGTATATTTTCTTGAGGATATCATTTGAACACATGCTGGATATTTTCTGCATTTCTTTCAAATGGAAAGAGTTTGTTTCTTGATAAGAGTATCATTCTTGTATGAAACAGGAACATAGAGAGATAGCAAGGGAAGCTGTACGTAAATCTCTGGTCTTGCTAAAGAATGGTAAATCTTACAAGAAAccacttcttcctcttcccaaAAAGTCCGCAAAAATACTGGTAGCAGGAAGTCATGCTAACAATTTGGGTTATCAATGTGGAGGATGGACAATTACCTGGCAGGGACTTGGTGGCAATGATCTCACTTCAAGTAAGTCAATAAGTTTATGTTGCTGTCTGCAAAAATACACTCAAAAGCCAAAATCTAGAGTCCTCTCTTAGGGTGGCTGTGAGATTGTATATGGTATTATGTATTTTCTATCACATCAAATCAGTATCAATTCCAAATTATTTAATCTCTACATGTctagtatt is a window from the Glycine max cultivar Williams 82 chromosome 2, Glycine_max_v4.0, whole genome shotgun sequence genome containing:
- the LOC100797197 gene encoding beta-glucosidase BoGH3B, which gives rise to MGIYSMPFVGVLLLFCLVSSSEAEYLKYKDPKVPPNVRISDLLKRMSLEEKIGQMTQIERSVATPDVMKKYFIGSVLSGGGSVPATKASAETWQQMVNQLQKAALSTRHGIPMIYGIDAVHGHNNVYNATIFPHNVGLGVTRKVYGYARIERKIGEATALEVRATGIPYVFAPCIAVCRDPRWGRCYESYSEDPKIVKTMTEIIPGLQGDIPGNSIKGVPFVAGKNKVAACVKHYLGDGGTNKGINENNTLISYNGLLSIHMPAYYDSIIKGVSTVMVSYSSWNGMKMHANRKLITGYLKNKLHFKGLVISDWQGIDRITSPPHANYSYSVQASVSAGIDMIMVPYNYTEFIDELTHQVKNNIISMSRIDDAVARILRVKFVMGLFENPYADPSLVNQLGSKEHREIAREAVRKSLVLLKNGKSYKKPLLPLPKKSAKILVAGSHANNLGYQCGGWTITWQGLGGNDLTSSTTILDAVKQTVDPTTEVVFNENPDRNFVKSFKFDYALVVVGEHTYAETFGDSLNLTIADPGPSTITNVCGAIRCIVVLVTGRPVVIKPYLSKIDALVAAWLPGTEGQGVADVLYGDYEFTGKLARTWFKTVDQLPMNIGDKHYDPLYSFGFGLTTNITKY